TATCGCTCCCACCTCGCAGTCACCGTCTCCGATGACGGCCGGGGTTGGTCCGGTTCGGCCGCGCGGGCGAAGCACTGCTACGGCCTGGCGAGTATGCGATGGTGGTGCGCGGCCTATGGTGGAGACCTGACCGCAGACAACTCTCCCGGGGGCGGCGCTCGGATACGGGCCACCTTCCAGACTCGTATCGCCGAGATACGACAGGGTGAGCCAGCTCGCAGCTGACCGGACTCGGCTCGCCACCGAGCCTTCGCTCTCGTCGTGCTCTGCTGACTGGGAATGACATAGCAGGCGGACGCCGGCGGCGGTTCAAACAGCCCAGCCGCCGGTCCACTACGCAGCTGCAAGAAATCGGGAGAACCGAGGTGCTCAAGGGGCACCTGGAGAAATTAACTCTGGACTGTCGTCGAGATTCCTCTGCGTAACTCAGTAGCTCAGCCCGCGGTGACTGCTTTCGCCGTAGCCGTGGTCGTGGCCGTCGACAAGTTCTTCTTCCAGTTCGGTGCGCGCCGCGTCCGCGGCGGTGTCCGCTTCTGCTGCCTCATCCTTTTCCGCGGCGAGTCCGGCGAAGAACCGTGCGGCGTAGGCGTCGGCGGCGTCGTGCAGTGACTCGCGGGTCAGCATCGCCTCCGATGCGGCGTCTTCGCGGTCAGGTGTGGTCATCAGGTGCCTCCATTGCAGGGTGATGTCCCGCCAGGCGTCGGCGCGAAGGTCGTTGCCGGGCGGTGGGTTGCCGATCGGGGAGGCAGCATCGGTGGTCGTGATGCCGTAGGTTTCACGATACGCCGCAACAAGCCCAACAAGGTGCTCCCACTGCTGAGCGAGCGCAGTGTCGTCGGGGCGGGCACCGAAGTGTGCGAGCCACGCCGGTTGCTCCCGTACAGCTTGGTCTCGCAGCTGCCCTGTTCTCGCGGTGATCTCCGCGTTCAGGGTCGCCAGCCGTGCCAGCGAACCGTGAGGGTTCGCCGCGTGTGCGAGATCGGGTTGGGCCTGCCACGGTAGGGCGGAGTGGTGTCCGGCGCCGGCATCGTGCTGGCGCACGAGCGCGCCGACAAGCGCCACGCCGGTCTCGCGGGGATCGGCGTGTTCGGCACCGGTCGTTGTCGCGGCGACCTGTCGGGCGGCGTCGGTGAGCGCGGTGTCGGGGTCGAGTCCGCGGGTGGCGCCGCCGGCGGCGTGGCGCCACACGATCCCCCACCTCTCCTCCGCCACGGCGGCGTCGGGCAGGTGCGCGGCGACGATCTGCCGCCAGCGCGCGATCTGCTCGTCTGTGGCGGGGGCGATCCGGGCGGGCGCGTCGTGGGTCCGGACGTGCTCGTTGACCCGCTTGGCGAGGACCGCGGCCGGGTCCTGGGCCCAACTGAACCCGCGGTCGTCGACCAGGTCGCGGACGATGCGTTCGGCCTGCCACCCTCGGTCCTGCGCGCGAGCCAGCACCGCCAACACGGCCGGTTCGGCGCCGGCGTTGACCGCGTCAGGGACGTAGCGGGCCAGCACATCGAGGTAGCGGTCCTCATCACCGTCACGAGCCAGCAATTCATAGCGACGAATGAGCACGTTCAACGGCTCGAGGACGACGCGTTCCTCGACGTCATCGAACTCGGCGAACACCTCGTCCAGCTCGGCGGTGTGAGCCGTCGCGCGCGGCTGCGCGGGTGCGGACGGGGCTGGCGCGTGCAGCTGGCCGAAGGACTCCCAGCGCTCGCTCAGGCCGCGCCAGGCGTGTGCCCGCGCGCCGCGGCTGTCGGGCTTGGCGCCCAGCGGCGCCTCACCGCGGATGCGGAACGTCTCGCGGTAGGCCGCGACCAAGCCGACCAGGTCGTCCCAGTCCTCGGCCGCGATCGGGTTGTCCGGGCGCGCCCCGAGCCCCGAGACCCATTCGGGCTGGTCGCGGATCACGGTGGCACGCAGGTGCTCGACGCGGTCGGCGATCGCGTGATTCATCTCGTGCAGGTACTGAGCGTGCCCTGGGTGGTGGCGGACGTGGGCGAAGTCGGGTCGGGCCAGCCACGGAACGGCACGCACATGGGCCTCACCGCGCTCACCTCGGCGCTCCAGCTCGGCGGCCAACGCGGCGTCGGCGTAGCGGTCATCCGGCATCGGATCCGGCACCACTGGCCGCCCCGCAAGCTGATGCGCGACGGCGGTCACCGCTGCATCGATGTCGAACCCGACCGCCAACGCCCCGGCCGCGCGGACCCAGATCTTCTCCCATTCCGGGTCTTCGACGGCCACGTGCGGGGCGATCGCGTCGACGATGCCCCGCCACCGGGTCACGTCGGCCGGCTGCGGTGGTGCGGTCGGTGAGGGCGGCCGGCGGCGTTCGAGGTGCTTTCGGATACGGGCCTGCAGGGCCGCGCCGGGGTTGTCGGCGTCGTCGAGGGACTGACGCCAGCGCATGACCGCGGCGACGAGCGGGTCGGGCTCCCAGCCGAGATCGTGGGCGTTGCGCAGCGTCTGGATGAGCGCCGGCTCACTGTCGAGATCGACAGTGGAGGGAGCGTGGCAGGTGAGGATGGCGCGGTAGCGGTCCTCGTCGCGGTAGGTGGCGGTGTAGTTGTAGCGCAGCACCAGCGTGCCCATCGACACCGCCTCGTCCTGCGCCTCCCGCAGAGTCTCGGTCGCAGAGACCTCGGCCCCGGAGTGGTTCAGCACCCCTGTCAGCACCGACCGCGGGGACACCGGTTCCGGGGTCTCGCGGTGCCGGTCGATGACGTGGTGGTGGGTGACGACGTAGATGAAGTTGTGCAGCATGGCGCGGGTGATGCCGGGGTAGAACTGCTCGCGCGTCATCGTCGGCGGGACCAAGAGGTGGGCGTTGCCGGTGCTGGTCATGCCCTGGACCCGGTTGATGGTGGCGGCGTAGGCGAGTTCGACGTGGGCCTGGACATACCCGGCCGGCAGAGTGATTGCGGCTTTGTGGACGCGGTGCTGGACGGTGATTTTGCCGTTGGCGTGGACTTCGGTGACGGTCCAGACGTCGCCGTTCTTGACGAAGTCCTTCCCACCGAACAGCGAGAGCAGGCGTTGGTTGTGCCGGGTGACGACCCAGTCCCCGACGCCGGCGTTGGTGGCGTCGTGCAGATCCACCTCCCGCCCGCGGTCGACCGCACCCCCAGCAAGTCGACGTTCCCGGGCGTCGATGTTCAGCGCGACGGTGTCCTCGTTGGTCGGCACGATCAGCAACGACTGCACACCGGCGTCGAGATCGGCCTGCCACTGCGACCGCGCGGCATCACGCATCGTCTCGAGCGACCCGTCCGAGACTCGGCCGTGCTCGAAGTAGTACTCGAGCCCTTTGGGGTTCCACGCGCGGATCTGCAACGACGCCGCGGCTTGCTCTTTACGGTCTGCGCCGCGGAACCGAACGATCTCCCGGAATCGGACGGCGCCGACGTCGTGGGCGATCAGCCGGATTGCCCCGCCAGCTTCGACGGCGGCCAGCTGCGCGTCGTCTCCGATCAGCCGGACGTCGGCGCCGTTCTTCAGGGCGTACTTGACGACCTTATGCAGGGTGTGGGTGCCGGCCATAGCGGCCTCGTCGACGATCACCAGATCCCCGG
This genomic window from Amycolatopsis mongoliensis contains:
- the mobF gene encoding MobF family relaxase translates to MMGLRKLSPGGHEYLTNTVACADRSRELAPGELLSDYYLSRGYPAGQWFGAGAEHLGLSGAVTPAQMNSLFGEGRNPHADAIEAEMIAGGGTAAEALKATRLGRRFPQYSALDHLRSQVSQAYKDRNHLHGRPVGAPISAATRAEIRHGVQIQAYRKGHDGDGPASEADLKQWLAEQKRNLKSAVSGFEMVFAPDKSVSIAWAMAAPAERELIAGMVRRAARDTLSWVEGNVAFTRRGNMGEAQVDVNGITAALFEHWDSRASDPHLHIHALISSKVQRSDDGEWTALDGRTVLAATVTASEYFDNRLRDLFREQGASWVQRGAEGVDMKRPVWQLEGVSVELVKLFSQRHRQFEAARAKRIVEFKAQHGKEPTPKDIFAIDRAAQYDNRPGKQPPKTLPEHLAAWREHALTLVPAAVLDTLSRKVFLSGHAEPDAVDIAKLAEVTREVVSDNYAHFSWWNLAAEAHRQSAHLRMPVDKRGQLIVDVVDTVLAQPDTLALVGPTAVNEPASLRRRDGESVFVEHHSTRYTTSATLAAEGDLVAWARRGGGHRLRTDTVEKALTGQGLNAGQTEMVRQFARSGRRVQLALAPAGAGKTSAMKVLATAWRRTGHRVYAFGPSARAAQELGSSIGAKPHTLHQLTTALKFGFARVAFPMEAGDLVIVDEAAMAGTHTLHKVVKYALKNGADVRLIGDDAQLAAVEAGGAIRLIAHDVGAVRFREIVRFRGADRKEQAAASLQIRAWNPKGLEYYFEHGRVSDGSLETMRDAARSQWQADLDAGVQSLLIVPTNEDTVALNIDARERRLAGGAVDRGREVDLHDATNAGVGDWVVTRHNQRLLSLFGGKDFVKNGDVWTVTEVHANGKITVQHRVHKAAITLPAGYVQAHVELAYAATINRVQGMTSTGNAHLLVPPTMTREQFYPGITRAMLHNFIYVVTHHHVIDRHRETPEPVSPRSVLTGVLNHSGAEVSATETLREAQDEAVSMGTLVLRYNYTATYRDEDRYRAILTCHAPSTVDLDSEPALIQTLRNAHDLGWEPDPLVAAVMRWRQSLDDADNPGAALQARIRKHLERRRPPSPTAPPQPADVTRWRGIVDAIAPHVAVEDPEWEKIWVRAAGALAVGFDIDAAVTAVAHQLAGRPVVPDPMPDDRYADAALAAELERRGERGEAHVRAVPWLARPDFAHVRHHPGHAQYLHEMNHAIADRVEHLRATVIRDQPEWVSGLGARPDNPIAAEDWDDLVGLVAAYRETFRIRGEAPLGAKPDSRGARAHAWRGLSERWESFGQLHAPAPSAPAQPRATAHTAELDEVFAEFDDVEERVVLEPLNVLIRRYELLARDGDEDRYLDVLARYVPDAVNAGAEPAVLAVLARAQDRGWQAERIVRDLVDDRGFSWAQDPAAVLAKRVNEHVRTHDAPARIAPATDEQIARWRQIVAAHLPDAAVAEERWGIVWRHAAGGATRGLDPDTALTDAARQVAATTTGAEHADPRETGVALVGALVRQHDAGAGHHSALPWQAQPDLAHAANPHGSLARLATLNAEITARTGQLRDQAVREQPAWLAHFGARPDDTALAQQWEHLVGLVAAYRETYGITTTDAASPIGNPPPGNDLRADAWRDITLQWRHLMTTPDREDAASEAMLTRESLHDAADAYAARFFAGLAAEKDEAAEADTAADAARTELEEELVDGHDHGYGESSHRGLSY